Part of the Virgibacillus necropolis genome, ATAATTCGTTATTAAATGGAGCGAATAATAGGGTGGAAAATCTTAAGTCTTTAAAAAAGACGGCGTAGTAAAACTGTTAGAAGCCGTCAAAAAGCTATCAGAGGATAACTCATCGGTTGTTGATATGAATAATCACTGACTAATAAAATTCTTATTAAGGAAAAAGAAGGACTATCAGAATGTAAGAAGACCTTTGATTAAGTCTCCTTTCATCATGACATTAAATTTATAAGTAAGTAGATGGTGAATTCCCTTCACTGGTCTGTCAGTTATCTATAACCAGCACACGAATTATGTTGATTAAGAAAGAGTAATAACCAATGTGTTTGCACTGGGAAACCTGGAACCGCAGTGCATATTTTTTCCTCTTAAATTACTACGGTGAATCGTATCATAAATAGAAGTTAGATTTTTTAAAAATTACTTAAAGTTGTAAATCCGCATCTTCCTGACTCTATCCGTTCATATCCTTGATGACAGTTCAATCGTATGTTTTTCAAGTTGTGCTTTTGATTGATAAGACATTTTATCACCCCTTATTTCAATGGTAAAAGGGTATTAGTATAGACAGTAACGGATACATAAATAACTGATAATCTGGAATAGACATCCTCTTTTAAACTTAATAAAATTTATTTGATTAAACCTCGGTTCCACTACCATCAAACTCTATCTGTTTACATAAAATCGCGAATGTCAGATGTGGATTTAAAATAAAGTCATACCGTTTATAAAAAAGATGCAAAAGTTTTGCTTCCTTTAGTATTCCATTAACGGGCGCAATTCTGGAACAAGGGAACAGCGCCCAATACAACAGAATCGAGCCATTTAACGGAATAACCGGAGAGGGTGTTATTAGATGTCCTTTAAAGCTAAGAGAGATACATCTTTTACAACTATTATAATAGTTGCTGTCTTAATTGTAATGGCTGCAATATCAATTCCTGTTATTGTTTCTTATGATTCACTATCTTTTTATAATGTGATTTTATTGTTTTTAATTTTGTTAATTTCGGTAGGAATAATTGTTTGGACTTCATTCTGTATCAAATATGAATTCCGTAATGATTATTTATATATTAGTGGAGGTGTGTTTCGTAGTTGAATCCCATACAACGCGATCACCCAAGTTGAGTCACTAAACCTTACAACAGCAGATTTATTAGCAGGGTATAGAATCTTATCATCTAAAGATGGGTTAATCTTGTCTTACAAAACTGGGTTGTTTTGGTGTAGTAAAAATTTCACCAAAAGAAAAAACATTATTCCTCTCAGAATTAAAAAAACGTAGTCCTCAAGCAATTTTTAAAAATAATCATCAGACTAATTAACATGAGATAGCTGTCACCAGTATTCCATTAACGGGCGCGTTTGCGGAGGATCACAATCATAGAATGATCAAACTTTTTTATGAAAAATGTTCAATATCGGAGGTCTTAAAATGTTTGATGTTTTAATCGTCGGTGCAGGCCCTGCTGGTACAAGTGCAGCGTTATTTACGGCTAAAAATAGGAAGAAAACGATGGTCATTGATAATGAAAAAAGTGTAACCAAACGAGCCTGGATTAAAAATTATTATGGGGTAAAAAAATTACCGGCCCTGATTAAATCAAAACTGGTAAAGACCAGGCCCGCAAATTTGGCGCTGAAATCATCGAAGCTAGCGTAACAAATATTACTAAATTAGAAGGCAGTTTTATTGTTGAAACCGACCAACAAAACAATTCAGGAATTAATGGAAGTGTTTAAACGGTTTTCTAAGTCCCAATAGCTAATACCAGTAACCGATAACTGGTATTATATTTTTATATGTTGACATACCCATCGGAGGTATGGTAAATTTGTTTTGTGATAACAAATCGATATTTCAGACAGTAACTCTGCCTTTACTATGTTTGACTAAGGGATTGGGAGATTTGTCAATATCTTTGATCAAATTCCTACCCTATCTTCTTTTATGTTATAGATATAGGTCAATTTTCACTTGTGCGTAAAAATGATAAAATGTTTTAATTAATATAACTGTCTGAACCTTTAGGGCGATAATTTATTTGAAAACAAAAGGTGATGGTCATGAGTAAGGGTTAATAAATAGGCATAGAAGATAGGTATCCTAATACGATTGAAAAAAGAAGTATAGAAAATTGGGAGGGAAAACTTTGAGTAGAGAAGAATTGTATAAAAAATCATATTTTAACCGTATTGGTGAATTAAGTGATCTTGTACCAGATGTTTTTAAAGCTTTCATGAATTTTGACAGACTGGCATTAGCAGAGGGGAAACTAACAAAAAAGCTAAAAGAATTAATCGCCATTGCGGTTGCTCATACAACAGGCTGTCCTTATTGTATTGAACTTCATGTTAAACAAGGAAAATCGAAGGATGTTTCTAAAGAAGAAATGTCTGAAGCCATAATGGTTGCAACAGCCTTAAAGGCAGGCTCTGCGCTTGCTCATGGAGTGAATGCCTTAAATGCATACGATCAAAATGAAGACGAAGAATTGTATAGAGCATCATATTTTAATAGATTAAAAGAATTCTCAAAACTCAATGGAGAAGTTTTTAAGTCATTTGTTGATTTTGATGGAAAAGCAATGAAAGAAAGTATTTTAAGTGTAAAAGAGAAGGAATTGATTGCGGTTGCGGTTGCTCATACAACGGGATGCCCATACTGTATTGACGATCATACGAAAAGAGCAAAACGGGCAAATGCAACAAAGGAAGAACTAGCAGAATCTATTATGGTTGCAACGGCATTAAAAGCAGGTTCAGCTTTAGCTCACAGTGTGAATTCCTTAAATGCATATGATTCATAAAATAGAGATTTAAGATTCATATATCTTCATACTTTATGGGTCTTCGTTCTGTTGCTACATTTATATTTTATAATCTTTGGAAATGGGCAAGTAAATCAAGAAACAAAAAGAGCGTAGTATTTAACGTTATTAACGTTAAATACTACGCTCTGGTATACTACATATAAGGGCGCGATTGTGGAAGTTCAAGGGCAGAAAGTGCTCAAACTTTTTTATAAAAAATATATACTAATTCACGATAGAAGAATCCATTTATTTTGATCAATCTTTTTTTCAAAACGGATTCTTTTTATTTACCCTAAAATGTAGTTTTGCGGGATACTTTTGATTAAATTTTATTTTAAAGCTACAACTATTTAACCCTTCGAAAAAATGTGTCATAACATACTGCTCCGGAGATACACTACGCGCACCTTAGGGCTTGCGCGGAATCTCCTCGCTTTTCCGAAACAAGCCACTGAAAAAGTGGTGGATTTTAAAAATTTAACTTTTCACTTTAACTTAGCATCCTCGAATATACGGAGACTCCTGCGGGAAGTAAGAGATCGGCGAGACCCCGCAGGACGACAGTTCCGAGGAGGCTCGACACTCGCCCGCGGAAAGCGAAGTATATTCGAGGATGCGACGGTAGATCCACATATTTTGTACTATACTTAACTTTTTCAGTAACCTCCTTCCGAAAAGCGAAGGCGCCGCAGCTAGACATAGCAAAGAACGCTCTACTCGGGGGTCTCATCGTCTTCGCCTTTCTAAGCTGAAGTCTTTGTGTATTTCCTTCGCTAGCATGGCGTTTGACTTTCGCTTCGAGTGATCGACTCCTAAGGGAAAAGCAATAGTTGAAGATCCCGCAGGAAGCTGAAGCTTTGCCGCGGAAAGCGACTGCCTGAAGCGGAAGTCTACGTTCCGCAATATCGTAGTTATTGTAGCAAAAACAACAACCTTTATTTATATAGTTACTTCATAACACGTTTCGTTATACTGTGAGCGATTTTACTTCCAGGATAGCGTAATGGAATATCAAATTTTGTTGTTTGTTTTAGGATGCTTTTCTTATGTGAAAAGGTATCAAAGCTATCTTTACCATGATAAGAACCCATTCCACTATTACCAACTCCACCGAAAGGTAAGTTTGGGTTGGCTAAATGGTATAGGGTATCATTTATGCATCCACCACCAAATGATAAGCTGTTCAATACCCTTTGTTGGGATTTATCGTTTTCACCAAAATAATAAAGTGATAAGGGTTTTTCTTTGTTTTTAAGGACTGAAATTGCTTCTTCTAAATTTTGAAACGTCATCACAGGTAATAACGGACCAAATATTTCTTCTTGCATAATCGGATCATCCCATGTTACGTCTTCTACTATCGTCGGCTCAATCGAACATAGGTCTGGATTCATACCACCACCATGAACAATATTACTCTCAGTTAATAGACCTTTTAAGCGGTCAAAGTGATCTCGGTTTACAATTCGTCCATAATTTTTATTATGAATTGGATTTTTACCATAAAAGGATTTAATATGCTTTTTCATCGACTTAATTAATTTTGGTTTCACTTTTTCATGTACATATAAAAAGTCTGGTGCAACGCAGGTTTGACCAGCGTTCGTATATTTCCCCCAAACAATCCGTTTAGCTGCTAAATTGATATTGGCATCCTGATCGACGATTGCTGGACTTTTTCCACCAAGCTCTAATGTAACCGGCGTTAGATGTTCACTTGCTTGTTTCATGACAATTTTTCCGACATTTGTACTACCTGTAAAAAAGATATAGTCGAATTTTAACTCGAGTAATTGCTGACTCGTTTCTTTGGCACCTTCGACTACCGCAACATAGTTTTGATCAAATGTGTTTCCAAACATTTTTGCGAGTATTGAGGATGTTGCTGGTGTGAATTCTGACGGTTTAATTACTGCCGTGTTACCAGCTGCTAGCGCGCCAATTACTGGGGCGATTGCTAACTGCAATGGATAGTTCCATGGAGCAATGGTAAGTGTTACACCATATGGTTCAGCGATTATAAAACTTTTTGATCCTTTGTGTGTGATTGGCGTATCAACCTTTTTTTCTTTCATCCATTCTTTTAAGTTCTTTAGCGTAACATCTATTTCAGTATAGAGAAAGCCAAGTTCAGTGGTCAATGTTTCGTTTTTTGATTTATCCAAGTCATCTTTTAGTGCTTGATAGATTTCTTTTTCATGGGCCTTCAGCATTTTTTTAAGCTTTTCTAGTTGGTCCTTACGAAATGAGTAGGAAAGTGTTTTTTCGGATTTGAAAAATGTACGTTGTTCAGCTAGTAGTAGTTGGAACAGACTCATGGTAACAACTCCCTTTTACTAATTTGATATGTCCATTACAAAAAAGTCATGTGCAAGTTCTGTAACTGGAAAGATAGCTTTTGCTTCATGAATAAGATCATGGTAATGCTTTTTTTGATAACGTGATGAAATATGCGTTAAGACCAATTTGCGAACAGAACTATGCTTAGCTAAGCTTGCTGCTTGTGTTGTTGTAGAGTGAAAGTATTGTTCAGCTAGTTGTTCACTTTCATGATTAAATGTAGCTTCATGAACTAATACATCTGAACCAGAAACAAATTCTGAATTATTTTCAGTGTAACGGGTATCTCCTAAAATAGAAATTACTCGGCCTTTTTTATCGGGTCCTAAAAAATCCACTCTAGCAACAGATTCGCCATTTGGTAAAACGGTTGTCTCTTGGTTCTTAATTTGCTGATAGATAGGGCCAGGAGAAATACCTTTTTCTTTTAACTTTTCAACAAGTAATTCCCCTAGCTTATCTTTTTCTTCAATGCGAAATCCATAACTCGGGATTCCATGATGTAGCTTTTTACAATATACCTTAAATGCTTCATCTTCAAACAATTTTCCTTCTGAAAGCTCGACAAACTCTAATGAATAAGTCAAATGTGTCCCACTTAACTGAAGACTCGTTTCAACGTATTCTTTAATGCCTTTTGGTCCGTAGATAGTAAGTAAGTCATCTCCACCCTGGAAAGACCTGCTACTTAGCAAACCCGGAAGTCCAAATAAATGATCCCCGTGTAAGTGGGAGATGAATATTTTGTTTATTTTTCTTGGTTTGATCGAAGTTCGTAAAATTTGGTGTTGTGTCGCTTCACCGCAGTCAAACAACCATATACTGTTTTGTTCTTGTAGTAAAGTTAGCGCAAGAGAAGAGACGTTTCTTTCCTTCGACGGCACCCCTGATCCAGTTCCTAGGAAAATTAATTCCATGTGAATCGCCTCCTAGTGCCAGCCACGTTTGTATTGTGTTGGCGGTTCTATTGGTTCACCTAATTCATCCGCAACTTGCTTAGGCCAATAGGGATTTCTTAATAGTGCACGAGCAACAAAGATCAGATCAGCCCGATCATTTTGCAAGATTTCCTCTGCCTGGATACCTGTTGTAATAAGACCAATAGCACCTGTTGCAATTGAGACTTCTTTTTTAATTGCCTCGCACCGCGGAATTTGATAGCCGGGGTATGCTGAAATTTTTGCAGGAACAACGCCTCCTGAGCTACAATCGATTAGGTCAATTCCCTGCTTTTTCATCTCTTTTGCATAAAAGTAAAAGTCATCAAGTGTATTACCATTTTCATTATATTCATCCGTTGAAATGCGGACGAATATAGGACCATCCCATTCCGTTTTTACCGACTCAATAATTTCAGATAGAAAGCGATAGCGATTTTCTTTTGAACCTCCATACGAGTCTGTGCGTACATTGGTTAGTGGAGATAAGAACTGGTTAATTAAGTAACCGTGGGCACCATGTAATTCAATAATATCAAATCCTGCTTCTTTAGCTCGTCTAGCTCCATTCTTAAAAGCAGAAATCGTTTCTTTAATAGCGTCAGTTGTCATTTCTTTCGGTTCTTTATAATTCTCATTAAAGGCAATGGCAGAAGGGGCATAAATGGTCGATTCTAAATCTGCTTTTCTTCCAGCATGGCCTAACTGGATACCAGACTTTGCGTCATAAGCATGGATTTGTTCATTAAGGTTCTTTAATCCTTCAACATGTGCATCATTCCAAATTCCTAAGTCTTGTGCTGAAATACGGCCTTCAGGTTGTACGGCGGTTGCCTCAGTAAAAACTAGTCCTACTTGTCCCGCGGCACGTGAGATATAATGTGTCATGTGAAATGGAGTGATTTTGCCATCTTCATCAAAGCATGAATACATGCACATTGGTGACATCGTAATTCTGTTTTTTAACGTTACATCTCCGAACTGGGCTTGCGAAAATAATTTACTCAATTTATATCCTCCTAGTTTCTTGTCCTTGTCTAGCTACGGCTTCTAGCGTCTAGCAGTGAGGCCACTGAAAAAGTGGTGGATTTGAAAAATTTAACTTTTCACCTTAACTTAGCATCTCGAATATACGGAGACTCCTGCGGGAAGCAAGAGATCGGCGAGACCCCGCAGGACGGCAGTCCGAGGAGGCTCGCCACTCGCCCTAAGGTGCGCGTAGTATATTCGAAGATGCGATGGTAGATCCACCTATTTTGTACTATATTTAACTTTTTCAGCAGCCTCTCTAGCAGATAGTTGGTTCTGATGAAAGTACGGAAAGTCACCGTACTTTCACAGTCCCATCTATCTGTACGCCGCTGATTAGTCGCCTACTCTTTTCTTGCAATATTAATGGCTTTTCCTGGTACATCGGTAAATATCCCGTCGCAGTTCAAATTGAAACAGCGCTTTATGTGTAACGCTTTATTAACTGTATAGATGCGGATAGCTATCTCTTCCTTATTACATCTATCTACAAGTTTACGACTTAGTAATGGATATTTGACATGGATCGCGTGTGCCCCAAGCGATTTTGCATAGGCCACCAAATCCTTTCTCCTCCTTGACGTAAGAAAGGCGGAATCAATACGTTTATCAATCTTTTTCATTCGTTTTATACTCTTTGGATTAAACGATGACAATGTGGTACGATTTAATAATTGATAATCGATTAACATCGTATAAACCATTTTTTCTAAGTCTTTGTAGTCTATCTTATTATTTTTCAGTTCAATATTTAAGCATAAAGGCTTATCCTTTATCCAAATTAGAAATTCTTCTAAGGATAGAAGGGGTGTATTAGCGTAAGATATGGAAAACCATGAACCCGCATCTAATTGTTTTAATTCCTGGTATGTATAATCTTTAACATAACCAAATCCATTTGTAGTTCGCTTTAACCTTTCATCATGAATAAGAATTGGTACCTGATCTTTGGTTAATTGAACATCTGTTTCGATACCATCTGCACCCAAATCATAAGCCAATTGAAAGGCAGGTAATGTATTTTCTGGTGCTAGTTTACTTGCACCACGATGTGCTATTATTTTTGTAGACAATCGCTTCACCTCATGTATGATTTTGTTTTACTTTTACTGAAAAGTCAATTTGTAGGAGGCCTACTTATATGAAAAACTGGCAAACGAAAGAGGAATTAACTGATCTCCTCTGCTCACTTGTAAATCACCAAAGTATAACTGGAAGTATGGCTGAAATTGCGCTTCCAGAATATATATACCATTTACTCGCTCAAAAAGAATATTTTCAAACAAATAATCATCATTTAAAATTACATCCTTTAGACGATGGTAGACGGTTATTAACCGCTTTAGTGAAAAAAGGCAATAAAAAGGAAACTATCATTTTATTAAGCCACTTTGATGTCGTTGGAGTGGAAGATTATGGTTCTTTGCAAAATTTAGCCTTTCATCCACGAGAATTAACGCATGAAATGAATAAGATCAAAGATAAATTGCCTGATGAAGTTCAAAGAGATATCGAAAATGGAGAGTGGCTATTTGGTCGTGGATCGATGGATATGAAGGCTGGACTGGCATTACACATGTCATTAATCGAGCAAGCGATAGATGATGAATTTGATGGTAATATTTTACTTGTAACTGTACCTGATGAAGAAGTGAATTCAAAAGGTATGTTGACGGCCTTACCTGTCTTAAATCAACTTAAAGAAGAAGAAGATTTAATCTATCGAGCATGTTTAAATGGGGAGCCGATGTTCAGTAAATATCCAGGCGATTCTGCTTATTATGTGTATGCGGGATCGATTGGAAAGGTATTACCAGGTTTTTATTGTTATGGAAAAGAATCACACGTAGGGGAACCATTTGCAGGAATTAACCCCAATCTAATGGTGAGCTTTTTGTCACAGCAGTTAGAGCTGAATGAATCGTTTATCGAAAAAATTGATGATGAGGTGACACCCCCTCCTGTCAGTCTAATGCAACGCGACTTAAAAGAGGAATATTCGGTTCAAACACCAAACGCGGCTATTTCTATGTATAATGTGTTGTATTTAAAGCAAACATTCGATGAAATCAATAAAAAATTGCTTACTAGCACAAAAAAAGCCGCACAGGAAATAGAACATTATATTAAACAAAAGGCGAACAACTATGCAACTATCGCTACTGATTTTACGATGCCTGATTTTAATGTTTCTGTCTTGATGTATGAAGATTTATATGCAGAAGCAGTAAAACGGTATGGTGAACATGAAGTAGTTCGACGTCAAAACTTATTGGTAAATCAACGTGATAAGGGAGACCGTGATTTCTCAACCATGCTTGTGCAGGACCTAGCATCTATGTGCAAGGATTTAGCTCCAATGATTATCTTATTCTATAGTCCACCATTTTATCCTGCTGTTTCATCCTATGATGATCCCTATATTAAGGATGTGATGGACCATGTGAAATCCTATACATCATCAACCTATGAAATAGATTTAACGGTTGCAGAGTTTTTCACCGGATTATCTGACTTAAGTTTCCTCGGTCCCGTTTCATCAAAAGGTAAATTAAATCAGTTGACGGTAAACATGCCACTTCAAAATAATGGATTTGTTTTTCCAGAGGATATCATGGAAAAATTAACGATGCCTATTTTAAATATTGGACCATTAGGAAAATCACCACACCAATGGACTGAACGTGTCGAATTAGTATACAGTTTTGAGTATCTACCACGTATCTTGACAAAGGCGATTCATCGTTTATTAATCTAAGAAAAGTTAATAAGGATGACATTCAGCTGAATTAGCGATAAAATAGAAAGAAAAATGAATGAGCATTCATTATGGAGGATTTCCAATGCAGGTATTACATGACAAAATTACGAAACTTACTATCCCCACACCGTTTGCGGTTGGCGATACACATGTTTACTTATTAAAAGGCGATCGGTTGTCGTTAATCGATGCTGGCGTAAAAACGAAGGAAGCATGGGAAACGTTGAAAGCCCAATTGAAGGTATTAGGCTACCACCCAAACGATATAGAACAAATTATCTTAACACATCACCATCCAGATCATACCGGTCTTATTGGACAATTCCCACGAGCCGAAACGTTAGCTGGTCATAAAAATAATGATGTATGGCTTACAAGAAATCAGGAATTTTTCCGCCGACATGAGCAGTTTTATCGTGATTTTTTTATTTCTTCAGGAGTACCAGAGTCCTTTAAAGGCTTTTTAAAGAAATTAGAGGAACCCATGCATTATGCTGGTGAAGGAAAGTTAACCACATTTTTAGAAGAACACAACCAATTGCCCGGCCACGAGGAATGGCAAGTGATTGATACGAAAGGTCATGCACAAAGTCATCTATCCTTTTTCCGTGAAAAGGATGGTGCTTTTATTGGTGGAGACCATGTGATGGGACATATAACACCGAATCCTATTATTGAACCGACGCGCAAAGGGGAAGAAGAGCGAGCAAGACCACTTGTTCAATATCGCAGCAATCTTTTGAAGTGTTTAACACTCGGAATTTCAACCGTTTATCCAGGCCATGGAGAAAATATCACCAATTTGGATGAATTAGTTCCTAACCAATTAAAGAGACAAGAGCAACGAGCTGGAAAAGTTCTTGATATGCTACAAGTAGAGGAACAAACACCCTTTCACATTTGTGAAAAACTTTTTCCGAAACAAATTGACAAACAGCTTGACCTGACCATGTCAGAAACAATCGGACAGCTTGATTTTCTTGAAGATCAAGGGAAGGTAGTAAAAGCAATGAATAATGGTGTCTACTATTATAGGGCGATTTAGGTGGTTAGAATGAATAAGCGATTAATAGCCAAAAAGGTAATCGTTACAGGAGCCTCAAGCGGTATTGGGGAAAGGCTAGTATGGCATATTGCTAAAAATGGCGGAATTCCAATTATGCTGGCACGATCGATTGACAAACTAGAAGGTATTCAACACCAGCTTAGTGAGGCGTTTGGTATACAGGCATTTAGTTATCAGGTTGATTTACTGGACGAAGAAAAACGGGAAGCTGTATTTAAACAAATTCTAATCGATCACCCACAGGTGTGTGGTTTGATCAATAATGCTGGTTCTGGGTTGTTTGAATATGTCGAGTCGATGAACTGGGAAGAAGCTAAAAAGATGTTTGAACTAAATGTATTCGCACTTGTTCAGGGGACACAGCAAGTATTAAACCACTTTCTTACTAACCGAGAAGGGCACATTGTAAATATTGCTTCACAGGCAGGGAAAATGGCGACACCCAAATCATCTGTCTATGCTTCTACCAAACATGCAGTTCTTGGTTTTACCAATGCATTACGAATGGAAGTCGCAAGTAAGCATATTGCTGTCACAGCAGTTAATCTCGGGCCGGTGCGAACGAACTTCTTTGTCGATGCCGATCCGACTGGAAGTTATCAAGTTAAGATAGCAGCCTATATGCTTGACCCAGATCGTGTTGCGAAAAAGATTGTAAACCATTTATTTAAGAAGAAACGTGAAATTAATATGCCAGGATGGATGGAGTTTGGAAGTAAGCTCTACACACTTTTTCCAAAGACAATGGAGTTAATATTAAAAAGCCAGTTTAATAAAAAGTGATTGGAAAAAACGTAAAGATGCTTAAGATAATCTCTCTAGCCATAGCTATATATGTATTACTTATACAAAATGAATTTCCGGACTTTAAAAAGCTAAGCATTTGATGCCACCTTATATACTTCATTTTACGATAGTAATAGTAATAACCTTTTAGTGGAACTCCATATTTAATCTATAATCGAAATAAAATAAAGTTTGGTGGCGTTATGTTGTCATGTTTGTTGTATGTATAAATTATGGTAATTGAAAAGTATAGAAGACTTAAAAAAGAATGTAAATTAGTTTCTTACACGTAAGGAAAGTATATTAGTTTTAAGGAAACGCCGGTGTAAGAAAAGCTTCGCCATTCGCTATTAAGGACTTGGCGAATGCCGAGTTTTTCTAACAATTAAGTTGGTGTTAGTAGTAAGGAAGGAAGTACAAAACTATGGATTTCGAAACAGTTATGCGGGAGCTTGAAGCATTGGGCAAGGAACAAATGAAAAAAAGGTACATATCCAATGGTGCACACGAGCCGCTTTTTGGCGTGGCTACAGGTGCTATGAAACCAATCGCAAAGAAAATAAAAGGAAATCAACGTTTAGCTGATGAACTTTATGCTACAGGTAACTATGATGCAATGTACTTTGCGGGTATTATTGCAGACCCAAAAGCCATGACAGAGTCGGATTTTGACGCTTGGATGGATGCAGCATATTTTTATATGCTATCCGATTATGTGGTAGCAGTAACATTATCTGAGTCAGATA contains:
- a CDS encoding FAD-dependent oxidoreductase translates to MFDVLIVGAGPAGTSAALFTAKNRKKTMVIDNEKSVTKRAWIKNYYGVKKLPALIKSKLVKTRPANLALKSSKLA
- a CDS encoding carboxymuconolactone decarboxylase family protein, which produces MSREELYKKSYFNRIGELSDLVPDVFKAFMNFDRLALAEGKLTKKLKELIAIAVAHTTGCPYCIELHVKQGKSKDVSKEEMSEAIMVATALKAGSALAHGVNALNAYDQNEDEELYRASYFNRLKEFSKLNGEVFKSFVDFDGKAMKESILSVKEKELIAVAVAHTTGCPYCIDDHTKRAKRANATKEELAESIMVATALKAGSALAHSVNSLNAYDS
- a CDS encoding aldehyde dehydrogenase, giving the protein MSLFQLLLAEQRTFFKSEKTLSYSFRKDQLEKLKKMLKAHEKEIYQALKDDLDKSKNETLTTELGFLYTEIDVTLKNLKEWMKEKKVDTPITHKGSKSFIIAEPYGVTLTIAPWNYPLQLAIAPVIGALAAGNTAVIKPSEFTPATSSILAKMFGNTFDQNYVAVVEGAKETSQQLLELKFDYIFFTGSTNVGKIVMKQASEHLTPVTLELGGKSPAIVDQDANINLAAKRIVWGKYTNAGQTCVAPDFLYVHEKVKPKLIKSMKKHIKSFYGKNPIHNKNYGRIVNRDHFDRLKGLLTESNIVHGGGMNPDLCSIEPTIVEDVTWDDPIMQEEIFGPLLPVMTFQNLEEAISVLKNKEKPLSLYYFGENDKSQQRVLNSLSFGGGCINDTLYHLANPNLPFGGVGNSGMGSYHGKDSFDTFSHKKSILKQTTKFDIPLRYPGSKIAHSITKRVMK
- the rnz gene encoding ribonuclease Z → MELIFLGTGSGVPSKERNVSSLALTLLQEQNSIWLFDCGEATQHQILRTSIKPRKINKIFISHLHGDHLFGLPGLLSSRSFQGGDDLLTIYGPKGIKEYVETSLQLSGTHLTYSLEFVELSEGKLFEDEAFKVYCKKLHHGIPSYGFRIEEKDKLGELLVEKLKEKGISPGPIYQQIKNQETTVLPNGESVARVDFLGPDKKGRVISILGDTRYTENNSEFVSGSDVLVHEATFNHESEQLAEQYFHSTTTQAASLAKHSSVRKLVLTHISSRYQKKHYHDLIHEAKAIFPVTELAHDFFVMDISN
- the namA gene encoding NADPH dehydrogenase NamA — translated: MSKLFSQAQFGDVTLKNRITMSPMCMYSCFDEDGKITPFHMTHYISRAAGQVGLVFTEATAVQPEGRISAQDLGIWNDAHVEGLKNLNEQIHAYDAKSGIQLGHAGRKADLESTIYAPSAIAFNENYKEPKEMTTDAIKETISAFKNGARRAKEAGFDIIELHGAHGYLINQFLSPLTNVRTDSYGGSKENRYRFLSEIIESVKTEWDGPIFVRISTDEYNENGNTLDDFYFYAKEMKKQGIDLIDCSSGGVVPAKISAYPGYQIPRCEAIKKEVSIATGAIGLITTGIQAEEILQNDRADLIFVARALLRNPYWPKQVADELGEPIEPPTQYKRGWH
- a CDS encoding glycerophosphodiester phosphodiesterase → MSTKIIAHRGASKLAPENTLPAFQLAYDLGADGIETDVQLTKDQVPILIHDERLKRTTNGFGYVKDYTYQELKQLDAGSWFSISYANTPLLSLEEFLIWIKDKPLCLNIELKNNKIDYKDLEKMVYTMLIDYQLLNRTTLSSFNPKSIKRMKKIDKRIDSAFLTSRRRKDLVAYAKSLGAHAIHVKYPLLSRKLVDRCNKEEIAIRIYTVNKALHIKRCFNLNCDGIFTDVPGKAINIARKE
- a CDS encoding M20/M25/M40 family metallo-hydrolase — encoded protein: MKNWQTKEELTDLLCSLVNHQSITGSMAEIALPEYIYHLLAQKEYFQTNNHHLKLHPLDDGRRLLTALVKKGNKKETIILLSHFDVVGVEDYGSLQNLAFHPRELTHEMNKIKDKLPDEVQRDIENGEWLFGRGSMDMKAGLALHMSLIEQAIDDEFDGNILLVTVPDEEVNSKGMLTALPVLNQLKEEEDLIYRACLNGEPMFSKYPGDSAYYVYAGSIGKVLPGFYCYGKESHVGEPFAGINPNLMVSFLSQQLELNESFIEKIDDEVTPPPVSLMQRDLKEEYSVQTPNAAISMYNVLYLKQTFDEINKKLLTSTKKAAQEIEHYIKQKANNYATIATDFTMPDFNVSVLMYEDLYAEAVKRYGEHEVVRRQNLLVNQRDKGDRDFSTMLVQDLASMCKDLAPMIILFYSPPFYPAVSSYDDPYIKDVMDHVKSYTSSTYEIDLTVAEFFTGLSDLSFLGPVSSKGKLNQLTVNMPLQNNGFVFPEDIMEKLTMPILNIGPLGKSPHQWTERVELVYSFEYLPRILTKAIHRLLI
- a CDS encoding MBL fold metallo-hydrolase produces the protein MQVLHDKITKLTIPTPFAVGDTHVYLLKGDRLSLIDAGVKTKEAWETLKAQLKVLGYHPNDIEQIILTHHHPDHTGLIGQFPRAETLAGHKNNDVWLTRNQEFFRRHEQFYRDFFISSGVPESFKGFLKKLEEPMHYAGEGKLTTFLEEHNQLPGHEEWQVIDTKGHAQSHLSFFREKDGAFIGGDHVMGHITPNPIIEPTRKGEEERARPLVQYRSNLLKCLTLGISTVYPGHGENITNLDELVPNQLKRQEQRAGKVLDMLQVEEQTPFHICEKLFPKQIDKQLDLTMSETIGQLDFLEDQGKVVKAMNNGVYYYRAI
- a CDS encoding SDR family NAD(P)-dependent oxidoreductase, producing MNKRLIAKKVIVTGASSGIGERLVWHIAKNGGIPIMLARSIDKLEGIQHQLSEAFGIQAFSYQVDLLDEEKREAVFKQILIDHPQVCGLINNAGSGLFEYVESMNWEEAKKMFELNVFALVQGTQQVLNHFLTNREGHIVNIASQAGKMATPKSSVYASTKHAVLGFTNALRMEVASKHIAVTAVNLGPVRTNFFVDADPTGSYQVKIAAYMLDPDRVAKKIVNHLFKKKREINMPGWMEFGSKLYTLFPKTMELILKSQFNKK